The following coding sequences are from one Alphaproteobacteria bacterium window:
- a CDS encoding pilus assembly protein produces MKQAKRETQAIRDYWKPTLEQAEAALKAGNLKDSAFHCVHVIEHAPCYLEALQILYQVRAREGKTQAAEALIKRAVHINPNQIWSTNELSFLLYRKGERAQAEHHARNAIRIAPRNARAHSMMAALLTEANRNLSGEYHYRRALELVEGEDASLYANLALNLKQQGRVAESEEFYRKADALDPNNFNTLMGWTRMEEARRNIDSAWELLGRVEALEKRPAAIALVKAVLHGREKEYDKALEVLDGLSSSEEMQEVDPTSTHLLEKGRLYDRLGRFDEAWDCYERGKNMVREASGNSYRDKIAAQLAGRLKNFFTSGRLELLPRAERRDGVAQPLFVVGFPRSGTTMVEQTLTAHPKLCAGDELTFIGDLTRFTPQMLNSPTKYPESLADLWIGENLGGLDHMRDWYLGKVRQLGILEDGVDYFTDKMPLNETHLGFISLLFPQSPIIHLIRHPLDVVVSVFSNYLTHGYYCAFSLESTARHYALVMDLVFHYRDNVQMKYMPVKYEEIVEDQETNVRELLDFIGEPFDEKCLNFHENARYARTASYAQVTEKLYSRSAYRYKNYLKHLEPIIPIVEPVIKRLGYTVD; encoded by the coding sequence ATGAAGCAGGCAAAACGCGAAACCCAGGCCATCCGCGATTATTGGAAGCCAACCCTGGAACAGGCCGAGGCGGCCCTGAAAGCGGGCAATCTGAAGGACTCGGCCTTTCATTGCGTCCATGTCATCGAGCATGCGCCGTGCTATCTCGAGGCGCTGCAGATCCTTTACCAGGTCCGCGCCCGGGAGGGAAAAACCCAGGCCGCGGAGGCGCTGATCAAGCGCGCCGTTCACATCAACCCCAACCAGATCTGGTCGACCAACGAGCTGTCCTTCCTGCTCTACCGCAAGGGAGAGCGCGCGCAGGCTGAGCACCACGCGCGCAACGCCATCCGGATCGCGCCGCGCAACGCGCGGGCGCACAGCATGATGGCGGCGCTCCTCACCGAGGCCAACCGCAACCTGTCGGGCGAATACCACTACCGGCGGGCGCTCGAATTGGTCGAGGGCGAAGACGCCAGCCTTTATGCCAATCTCGCCCTCAACCTCAAGCAGCAGGGCCGGGTCGCGGAATCGGAGGAGTTTTACCGCAAGGCCGACGCGCTCGACCCGAACAATTTCAACACCTTGATGGGTTGGACGCGGATGGAGGAGGCACGCCGCAACATCGATTCCGCGTGGGAGCTTCTGGGGCGTGTGGAGGCGCTCGAGAAACGGCCGGCCGCGATCGCCCTCGTCAAGGCGGTGCTTCACGGTCGCGAGAAGGAATACGACAAGGCGCTTGAGGTGCTCGACGGTCTCAGCAGCAGCGAGGAAATGCAGGAAGTCGATCCGACCTCGACGCATCTTCTCGAAAAGGGCCGGCTCTACGACCGGCTCGGCCGCTTTGACGAGGCCTGGGATTGCTACGAGCGCGGCAAGAACATGGTGCGCGAGGCCAGCGGCAACAGCTACCGCGACAAGATCGCGGCCCAGCTCGCCGGCCGTCTGAAGAATTTCTTCACCTCCGGGCGCCTCGAACTTTTGCCCCGTGCCGAGCGCCGGGACGGTGTCGCGCAGCCGCTCTTCGTCGTCGGATTCCCGCGCTCCGGCACGACTATGGTCGAGCAGACCCTGACCGCCCATCCCAAATTGTGCGCCGGGGACGAGCTGACGTTCATCGGCGACTTGACCCGGTTCACGCCGCAGATGCTGAACAGTCCGACGAAATACCCGGAGAGCCTCGCCGATTTGTGGATCGGCGAAAACCTCGGCGGGCTCGACCATATGCGTGACTGGTATCTCGGCAAGGTGCGTCAGCTCGGTATCCTCGAAGACGGGGTCGACTACTTTACCGACAAGATGCCGCTCAACGAGACCCATCTCGGCTTCATCAGCCTGCTGTTCCCCCAATCGCCGATCATTCACCTCATCCGGCATCCTTTGGACGTTGTCGTCTCGGTGTTTTCGAACTACCTGACCCACGGCTACTATTGTGCGTTTTCGTTGGAAAGCACGGCGCGGCATTACGCCTTGGTGATGGATCTCGTGTTCCACTACCGCGACAACGTTCAAATGAAATACATGCCGGTCAAATACGAAGAAATCGTCGAGGACCAGGAGACCAACGTGCGGGAACTGCTCGACTTTATCGGCGAGCCGTTCGACGAGAAATGCCTGAATTTCCACGAAAATGCGCGCTACGCGCGAACCGCGAGCTACGCCCAGGTGACCGAAAAGCTATATTCGCGGTCGGCCTACCGTTACAAGAACTACCTCAAGCATCTCGAACCGATCATCCCGATCGTCGAACCGGTCATCAAGCGCCTGGGCTATACGGTCGACTGA
- a CDS encoding tetratricopeptide repeat protein — MPGKTVPIQQAYEMAAKLYHQKRPRVAMRLIDQIIQRRPNHMHAHHLRGAALMQLDMMDEAEVPLRRALELAPSNVSFNNTFGVWLKKSERLEDALKQFEEVKRLNPTFAPVHTNIGLVHQRLQNFEAAHVAHGKCLELDPDYRPAMHNMGNTLDALGKTEESVKMFTRALRQSPEDAEILMDRGLVRLRAGDYERGWEDYEHRLTVLNQRLRHRQVNAPMWDGGDFKGKTLGVYQEQGYGDVIQCLRYVPWVKERGGELVFLVAKPLERVLETVDGIDRIVTAFEDVPAIDFKIPIFSLPRIFKTRWPDVPAETPYIRAAADSAVQFDGATLNVGLIWAGSTTFKGDHYRTMTPEMLAPLTEVPGVKLYSLQFGADESVLTEAGLEGKVHVLGDEVLGDFFQTGGIIEKLDLIITVDTVTVHLAGALSRPAWLMLSRTGDWRWGRDIDNSPWYPSVRVFRQEQQNDWSGVVDRIAAALGELCSTRS; from the coding sequence ATGCCAGGCAAGACGGTCCCCATCCAGCAAGCCTATGAAATGGCGGCGAAGCTTTATCACCAGAAGCGCCCGCGGGTGGCCATGCGCCTCATCGACCAGATCATCCAGCGTCGTCCGAATCATATGCACGCCCACCATTTGCGTGGCGCCGCGCTCATGCAGCTGGACATGATGGACGAAGCCGAGGTTCCGCTGCGCCGGGCGCTCGAGCTGGCCCCGAGCAACGTCTCGTTCAATAATACTTTTGGCGTGTGGCTGAAAAAAAGCGAACGGCTCGAGGACGCGCTCAAGCAATTCGAGGAGGTCAAGCGGCTCAATCCCACTTTCGCTCCGGTCCATACCAACATAGGTCTGGTGCACCAACGCCTGCAGAACTTCGAAGCCGCGCATGTCGCGCACGGCAAGTGCCTCGAGCTCGACCCCGATTACCGCCCGGCGATGCACAATATGGGAAACACGCTGGACGCCTTGGGCAAGACCGAGGAATCGGTCAAGATGTTCACCCGCGCCCTTCGCCAATCTCCCGAAGATGCGGAAATCCTGATGGACCGGGGGCTGGTGCGCCTTCGGGCCGGCGACTACGAACGCGGCTGGGAGGATTACGAGCACCGCCTAACCGTGCTCAATCAACGGCTCCGCCATCGTCAGGTCAACGCCCCGATGTGGGACGGCGGCGACTTCAAGGGCAAGACTCTGGGTGTCTATCAGGAGCAAGGCTACGGCGACGTCATCCAGTGCCTCCGCTATGTCCCCTGGGTCAAGGAACGCGGCGGCGAATTGGTCTTCCTGGTCGCCAAACCGCTGGAACGGGTGCTGGAAACCGTCGACGGAATCGACCGGATCGTTACCGCCTTCGAAGATGTACCGGCAATCGATTTCAAGATTCCTATCTTCAGCCTGCCGAGAATCTTCAAGACGCGGTGGCCCGATGTTCCGGCCGAAACGCCCTACATTCGCGCCGCCGCCGACAGCGCCGTGCAGTTCGACGGCGCGACCTTGAATGTCGGCCTCATCTGGGCCGGTAGCACGACCTTCAAGGGCGATCACTATCGCACCATGACGCCTGAAATGCTGGCCCCGTTGACCGAGGTGCCCGGCGTAAAACTCTATAGCCTGCAATTCGGCGCCGACGAATCGGTTCTCACCGAGGCCGGGCTCGAAGGCAAGGTCCACGTCCTCGGCGACGAGGTCCTCGGTGACTTCTTCCAGACCGGCGGGATCATCGAAAAACTCGACCTGATCATCACCGTCGACACGGTCACGGTTCATCTCGCCGGCGCGCTGAGCCGGCCGGCCTGGCTGATGCTGAGCCGGACCGGCGATTGGCGCTGGGGCCGCGACATCGATAATTCGCCCTGGTACCCGAGCGTCCGGGTATTCCGCCAGGAACAGCAAAACGACTGGAGCGGCGTTGTCGACAGGATCGCGGCCGCGCTTGGTGAGTTATGCAGCACACGAAGCTAG
- a CDS encoding Gfo/Idh/MocA family oxidoreductase, whose translation MSLNQLLHQRRESGKPVRVALIGAGKFGSMFLSQIPATPGLDVFGIADLDPDRARTACRHVGWPGELIDRTVFTDDAMPLMAADAVEVVVEATGNPAAGLGHARAAIGNGKHVVMVNVEADVLAGPLIAREAAGAGVIYTLAYGDQPALIVELVDWARACGFTVVAAGKGTKYLPAYHASTPDTVWTHYGVTPEQAAAGGMNPQMFNSFLDGTKSGIEMAAVANATGLLPPSAGLAFPPCGADDLPTVLCPQGEGGALEQAGQVEVVSSLNRDGSPVPRDLRWGVYVVFEAPNPYAARCFAEYGLVTDPSGTRAALYKPYHLIGLELNISVLSAALRGEATGAPSGFRGDVTATAKRALRAGEILDGEGGALVWGKLMPAVESLRLGALPIGLASDLRLRRDVAEGATLTWSDVATDEDLDAYRLRREMESLFVTTDRAAEGAAGA comes from the coding sequence GTGAGCCTCAACCAGCTTCTCCACCAACGCCGGGAATCCGGCAAGCCAGTGCGCGTCGCGCTGATCGGAGCCGGAAAGTTCGGTTCCATGTTCCTATCGCAAATCCCGGCGACGCCCGGTCTCGATGTCTTCGGCATCGCCGATCTCGACCCCGACCGGGCGCGGACGGCGTGCCGCCATGTGGGCTGGCCCGGTGAATTGATTGACCGCACGGTTTTCACCGACGATGCGATGCCGCTGATGGCGGCCGATGCGGTTGAGGTCGTCGTCGAGGCCACGGGCAACCCCGCCGCCGGGCTCGGTCATGCCCGCGCCGCGATCGGCAACGGCAAGCACGTCGTGATGGTCAATGTCGAGGCGGATGTCCTTGCCGGACCGTTGATCGCGCGCGAGGCGGCCGGCGCTGGCGTCATCTATACACTTGCCTATGGCGACCAGCCGGCGCTGATCGTCGAATTGGTCGACTGGGCGCGGGCCTGCGGCTTCACTGTCGTCGCCGCCGGCAAGGGAACCAAATACCTGCCCGCCTATCATGCCTCGACGCCGGATACGGTTTGGACCCACTACGGGGTGACGCCCGAGCAGGCCGCCGCCGGCGGCATGAACCCGCAAATGTTCAACTCGTTTCTCGACGGCACCAAGTCGGGCATCGAGATGGCCGCGGTCGCCAACGCGACGGGCCTCCTACCGCCGTCGGCCGGGTTGGCCTTTCCGCCTTGCGGTGCCGACGACCTGCCCACGGTCTTGTGTCCCCAAGGCGAGGGCGGCGCACTCGAACAAGCGGGTCAGGTCGAGGTCGTCTCCAGCCTCAACCGAGATGGCTCACCGGTGCCCCGCGACCTGCGCTGGGGCGTCTATGTCGTGTTCGAGGCGCCCAACCCCTATGCGGCGCGCTGCTTCGCCGAATACGGCCTAGTCACCGACCCGTCCGGCACCCGCGCCGCGCTGTATAAGCCCTATCACCTGATCGGGCTGGAACTGAACATTTCCGTCCTCTCGGCCGCGCTGCGCGGCGAGGCGACAGGTGCGCCGAGCGGATTTCGTGGCGACGTCACGGCAACCGCCAAGCGGGCGCTGCGGGCCGGCGAAATACTCGACGGCGAGGGTGGCGCCCTGGTCTGGGGCAAGCTGATGCCGGCGGTCGAGAGCCTTCGGCTCGGTGCCCTGCCGATCGGACTCGCCAGCGACCTTCGATTGCGCCGGGACGTCGCGGAGGGCGCCACGCTGACGTGGTCGGACGTGGCCACCGACGAAGACCTCGACGCCTATCGCCTGCGGCGCGAAATGGAATCGCTTTTTGTAACCACCGACCGCGCGGCGGAAGGCGCCGCCGGCGCCTAG
- a CDS encoding SEL1-like repeat protein, with protein sequence MKRSIAYATMGGVLAIGLAGPAAADFNDGYEAYHRGDYTAAIGAWRPLAQIGDANAAYWLGLIYDRGQGVPTDRVQAADWYRGAAEQGHSRAQFNLAHMYMKGDGIEQDPVKAADWYLRAARQGDAFAQFNLGHLYQNGIGVARDDAVAAEWYRRAAEQGLAGAQTNLGVLYDSGVGVSQDDAEALGWYQRAADQGDPSAQYNLGAMYANGEGVPRDDDKALEWYLAAAEQGYAPAQYRLGTMYADGDRVPQNHIQAVRWFKPAAENGLPEAQNYLGLLYEEGKGVAENDAEAVRLFANAAQQGNAQSQYNLGAMYFKGEGVPKDDVRALMWFMIAAELGHNDAAAVRDKLAASLTPDQIAQAKKLAVNPQ encoded by the coding sequence ATGAAGCGCTCGATCGCATATGCGACAATGGGCGGTGTTCTGGCCATTGGGCTGGCTGGTCCCGCGGCGGCCGATTTCAACGATGGCTACGAAGCTTACCATCGTGGCGACTATACCGCCGCTATCGGCGCCTGGCGGCCGCTGGCCCAAATCGGCGATGCCAACGCCGCCTACTGGCTGGGACTTATCTATGACCGCGGCCAGGGCGTGCCGACCGATCGCGTCCAGGCCGCGGATTGGTACCGGGGCGCCGCCGAGCAAGGCCATTCGCGGGCGCAATTCAACCTCGCCCATATGTACATGAAGGGCGATGGAATCGAGCAGGATCCGGTCAAGGCAGCGGATTGGTATTTGCGCGCCGCCCGGCAGGGCGACGCCTTTGCGCAATTCAACCTCGGCCACCTCTATCAGAACGGAATCGGCGTCGCGCGCGACGATGCCGTGGCCGCCGAATGGTACCGCCGTGCCGCGGAACAGGGCCTGGCCGGCGCGCAGACCAACCTTGGGGTGCTCTACGATTCCGGTGTCGGTGTTTCCCAAGATGATGCGGAAGCGCTGGGTTGGTATCAACGGGCCGCCGACCAGGGCGACCCGAGCGCTCAATACAACCTCGGCGCCATGTACGCCAACGGCGAAGGCGTGCCTCGGGACGACGACAAGGCGCTCGAGTGGTATTTGGCAGCGGCCGAACAAGGCTATGCGCCGGCGCAATATCGCTTGGGGACCATGTACGCCGACGGCGATCGAGTGCCGCAGAACCATATTCAAGCGGTGCGCTGGTTCAAGCCGGCGGCGGAAAACGGCTTGCCCGAGGCGCAGAACTATCTCGGCCTGCTCTATGAAGAGGGCAAGGGCGTCGCCGAGAACGACGCCGAAGCGGTCCGACTGTTCGCCAACGCGGCGCAACAAGGCAACGCCCAATCGCAATACAATCTCGGTGCCATGTATTTTAAAGGCGAAGGTGTACCGAAAGACGACGTGCGGGCGCTGATGTGGTTCATGATCGCTGCCGAATTGGGGCACAACGACGCCGCCGCGGTGCGGGATAAGCTGGCCGCCAGCCTGACGCCCGACCAAATCGCGCAAGCCAAGAAATTGGCCGTGAACCCGCAATAG
- a CDS encoding methyltransferase, protein MAQSSDLGITLPAVSGVLNYLADADQKPVFYPSVAGAGETRFGGEYAAHAVPIHDGRPVADRFSLDAQGFQLAGHPTEVVDFLDQEQIETIYEREIEKLVKDHTGAAHVVVFDHTLRADSAELRERKKMRDPARSVHNDYTDRSAPRRVRDLLPEAEAEVRLQSRFAIVNVWRPIAGPVRSSPLALCDARSVADTDLVPSERRAWDRIGEVYQVLFNPQHRWYYFPDMARDEALLIKTYDSERSGPARSAVHTAFEDPTTPADAAPRESIESRTLVFF, encoded by the coding sequence ATGGCACAATCAAGTGATCTGGGCATTACACTTCCCGCGGTGTCCGGGGTGCTGAACTACCTTGCCGATGCCGATCAAAAGCCGGTCTTTTACCCGTCCGTCGCCGGTGCCGGCGAGACCCGTTTCGGCGGCGAATACGCGGCGCACGCGGTGCCGATCCATGATGGCCGTCCGGTGGCGGATCGCTTTTCGCTCGACGCGCAGGGATTTCAGCTCGCGGGGCATCCTACCGAAGTCGTCGATTTTCTCGATCAGGAGCAGATCGAAACCATCTACGAGAGAGAGATCGAAAAACTGGTGAAGGACCACACCGGCGCCGCTCATGTCGTCGTATTCGACCATACCTTGCGGGCCGATTCGGCGGAACTCCGCGAGCGCAAGAAGATGCGCGATCCGGCGCGAAGCGTTCACAACGACTATACCGACCGCTCGGCGCCGCGGCGGGTGCGCGACCTGCTGCCGGAGGCGGAGGCGGAAGTGCGGCTCCAAAGCCGCTTCGCCATCGTCAACGTGTGGCGGCCGATCGCCGGGCCGGTAAGATCATCGCCGTTGGCATTGTGTGACGCGCGCAGCGTAGCCGATACCGACCTGGTGCCGAGCGAGCGGCGGGCCTGGGACCGTATCGGCGAGGTCTACCAGGTGCTCTTCAATCCCCAGCATCGCTGGTATTACTTCCCCGATATGGCGCGCGACGAGGCGTTGTTGATCAAGACCTATGATTCCGAACGGAGCGGGCCGGCACGGTCCGCCGTTCACACGGCCTTCGAAGATCCAACCACGCCGGCGGACGCGGCGCCGCGCGAAAGCATCGAAAGCCGGACGCTGGTATTTTTCTAG